The proteins below are encoded in one region of Neofelis nebulosa isolate mNeoNeb1 chromosome 17, mNeoNeb1.pri, whole genome shotgun sequence:
- the LOC131499010 gene encoding cytochrome b-c1 complex subunit Rieske, mitochondrial, with product MLSVAARSGPFAPVLSATSRGVAGALRPLVQASVPATSEPPVLDVKRPFLCRESLSGQAASRPLVASVGLNVPASVRYSHTDIRVPDFSDYRRTEVLDGTKSSKESSEARKGFSYLITATTSIGVAYAAKNVVSQFVSSMSASADVLAMSKIEIKLSDIPEGKNMAFKWRGKPLFVRHRTKKEIEQEAAVEVSQLRDPQHDLDRVKKPEWVILIGVCTHLGCVPIANAGDFGGYYCPCHGSHYDASGRIRKGPAPLNLEVPSYEFTGDDMVIVG from the exons ATGTTGTCGGTGGCCGCCCGTTCGGGCCCGTTCGCGCCCGTCCTATCGGCCACGTCCCGCGGGGTGGCGGGCGCGTTGCGGCCTCTGGTGCAGGCTTCAGTGCCCGCCACCTCGGAGCCGCCGGTGCTGGACGTGAAGCGGCCCTTCCTGTGCCGGGAGTCGCTGAGTGGCCAGGCCGCGAGCCGGCCTTTGGTCGCCTCCGTGGGCCTCAATG TCCCTGCTTCTGTTCGTTATTCCCACACAGACATCAGAGTGCCTGACTTCTCTGACTATCGACGCACCGAAGTGTTAGATGGTACAAAGTCTTCAAAAGAGAGCAGTGAGGCTAGAAAAGGTTTCTCCTATTTGATAACTGCAACAACTAGTATAGGTGTTGCATATGCTGCCAAGAATGTCGTCTCCCAGTTTGTTTCCAGCATGAGTGCTTCTGCTGATGTGTTGGCCATGTCGAAAATCGAAATCAAGCTATCCGATATTCCAGAAGGCAAGAACATGGCTTTCAAATGGAGAGGAAAACCGCTGTTTGTGCGTCATAGAACCAAGAAGGAAATTGAGCAGGAAGCTGCAGTTGAAGTGTCCCAGTTGAGGGACCCGCAGCATGATTTAGATCGAGTAAAGAAACCTGAATGGGTTATCCTGATAGGTGTTTGCACTCATCTTGGTTGTGTACCCATTGCAAATGCAGGAGATTTTGGTGGTTATTACTGCCCTTGCCATGGGTCACACTATGATGCTTCTGGCAGGATCAGGAAGGGGCCTGCACCTCTCAATCTTGAAGTTCCCTCATATGAGTTCACCGGTGATGACATGGTGATTGTTGGTTAG